One region of Pagrus major chromosome 5, Pma_NU_1.0 genomic DNA includes:
- the LOC140995499 gene encoding arrestin domain-containing protein 3-like, with protein sequence MVNTVLTGKAEVRWVELDGKKSKTYYAKEKYFSIKQVIIEESKGSVNNKGCHVYPFTFQIPAQDLPSSFQDTYGKIVYTLEANLSRPKRADSKAKAQFTLRHNENLNSNPSLMSGQQDITEKKLKLFSSGTVSMDANIERTGFHQGEGIKVVATIYNKSSRDIKPKYLLYMKSSYFAKGKWRLDSKKILKEVGDPIPPSADQTVTRVITIPPDTCVSILNCNILKVEYRMKVYLDVKYASDPEIRFPIVILSALQGPDGEHLPADPTYGSGTCAGSDMPGGTNYLQNPAASGPPPPTYETYGMHPPLKDSTEKL encoded by the exons ATGGTAAATACCGTG CTGACGGGAAAAGCAGAAGTCCGGTGGGTGGAActagatggaaaaaaaagtaaaacctACTATGCCAAAGAGAAGTACTTCAGCATCAAGCAAGTTATCATTGAGGAGAGCAAAG GCAGTGTTAATAACAAGGGCTGCCATGTGTACCCGTTCACCTTTCAGATCCCTGCACA AGACCTGCCGTCCTCCTTCCAAGACACATATGGAAAGATCGTGTACACACTAGAGGCCAATCTGAGCAGGCCGAAGAGAGCAGACAGCAAAGCTAAGGCGCAGTTCACCCTCAGACACAATGAGAACCTGAACAGTAATCCATCACTGAtg AGTGGACAACAAGATATCACTGAGAAGAAACTGAAGCTCTTCTCATCGGGAACAGTGAGCATGGATGCAAATATTGAGCGAACAGGCTTCCACCAAG GAGAAGGCATAAAGGTTGTGGCCACCATTTACAACAAATCGTCTCGTGACATTAAACCCAAGTACTTGTTGTATATGAAGAGTAGTTACTTTGCAAAGGGGAAGTGGAGACTCGACAgcaaaaaaatactgaaagagGTGGGTGACCCCATCCCACCTTCTGCAGATCAGACTGTCACCAGGGTCATCACCATCCCTCCTGACACGTGTGTGTCCATCTTAAACTGCAACATCCTCAAAGTGGAGTACAGAATGAAG GTCTATCTGGATGTCAAGTACGCTTCAGACCCTGAGATCAGGTTCCCTATAGTCATCCTGTCCGCTTTACAAGGGCCTGATGGGGAGCATCTGCCTGCTGATCCTACCTATGGATCTGGAACATGTGCAGGCTCAGACATGCCAGGAGGAACCAACTACCTACAAAACCCAGCAGCCTCTGGCCCTCCACCTCCAACCTATGAGACATATGGGATGCACCCCCCATTAAAAGATTCCACTGAGAAATTATAG